The sequence ATTCTTACCACATTCAGGGAAAGGTCTTGGGAGTCCAAGATCCATAGGTACAGAGAAGGGGCCACTCTGTACAACAAAAGAAGTCACCAGGTGGTGATTTTACCTTCAGTTGGTCTTGACTTGGAATATCCATACTGTGATCCTGTGCGAGAGCGAGAGTCTGAGCGGCATCTGGATAGCaagtaaaacaaaaggaaaaccttcCCTGGTAATAACCATTCTTTCCACACAAAAAGGACCTCAGCAAACAACTCTGGAGACAGGTTTGGTCCCTAGAGATGTACTTCTCCATGTTGGCTGGATAAGGCTCTCATCCAAAAGGAAAGGATATAATCAAAACTGATAAAAATGGCAATGACCAAGACCGGctatattcaaattatttttaccaAAATATAATCTAGGGGAAACAAAAAATGACTAAAAAGATGTTCTTCCATAGcaagttttcaaattttaatataaacagtgattccaggggccggccccatggcgtagcggttaagtatgtgcgttctgctgctggcggtccaggttcggatcccgggcgtgcaccgatgcatcgcttgttaggccatgctgtggcagcgccccatataaagtggaggaagatgggtacagatgttagcccagggccagtcttcctcagcaaaaagaggaggattggcgtggatgttagctcagggctgatcttcctcacaaaggaaaaaaagtgattccAAGCAGGGAATAATGGAGAGTATTTTTATCATCTCTTCCAATAGGTGGTTATTACCAAATTTGCCTAACTTGTAAACGACCACAAAAAAATGTTcggctttttaatttaatttttattttcaagttataCAGGGTTATGAGATCTGAAAATCTGAAATTTTCCCCACTTGCTTCATAACACAATAGCATCTTCATGTGAACTTACATTCTAAGTGTCAATGATGATTTCACGGTTTAAATTCCCATCACCTGAACATAGATTAGTTTTTTTAATCAACAAGTCTTATTTTTCCCAGTTACTATAAACATTTcctaagaaggaagaggaagcaaATAAAGTTTTTCTCAACGGccaataaaaagaagcaaagaaaacaacaaccTAAGAGAAATTCTTAGATAGTCTGAGAGAAATGTATTTCAAGGACATGGAAATTTTTAAAGCAGAACAGAAGATGAAAATCTAGCTAAGGGAAAAGAACAAGTTGCAGAGAATTTAATAACCTGGACCAGTCATTATATGAGGCTATAAGTAACTGAGATGTTCCCAAAAAAGTCTATCGTGGATTGGGTTCATCAGTTACTATCAAGTCCAGAGATAAGACACAGAAAACGTCATCCTCATCTAAGAAAGACTGCCAGGGAAAGAATACAGATCTTACAACTGATCTGACAATCAGTTGTTTTGCACAAAGGGAACATTTTCAAAACTGTAATTGTAAAGAGCGTTATTTCTAGAAGCATTTTTATAGATAAACGGAGGTACTGAGAAGTTTAAGAGAAAGCACTGTTTGACCACAGCGGTCTTGAAAGATCGATTAACATACACTGCAGATgaagcatttttttaataaagcaatTTGATTACTGTCATTTATAGTTCTAAAGCCTTACTGCCTTACTTAGGTTAAAACAAttagaagcaaaaagaaattatCTGGGAAAACTACAATGTACaaaggaattttaaaatcaatacaAAGTTTgtcatatatatttcattttattagtaTACATGTGGAAATGTGGAGAAATGATTTATCAAGAACCACCTTCACTTTAACTAATGGCATTTTCTTCAATCATCAAAATAAAAGGTTTAACTCATTTGCAAAGGTATAAATAGGTGATATGGGAAACACttttctcatctgtccattcaaaTAAAACACCTGCCACCCAATTTGTGAAGATCAACAGAGATGGCAACCACAAGCACAGTGCAAGTCAGAGCAGACCATCAATCAAAATTACTTTAGggcaatttcctggttttgatcatTGTACTATGGTTCTATAAGATGTTACTATTTGGGGAATCTGGGTAAAGAGTATatgcaactctttttttttttttagtgaggaagagtggccctgagctaacatcagttgccaatcttcctctttttggcttgaagaagattgtccctgagctgacatctgtgccaatcttcctctattttttatgcgggacaccaccacagcatggcttgatcagcggtgtgtaggtctgcgcccagatctgaacctgcaaaccccaggtcgccaaagtggagcacaggaacttaaccactacaccaccaggccagccccatatatggtactctttttaatatttgtgcaactttttcctaagtgaaagtACCTCAAAGTGACAAGttaaagaacaaacaaaatgCTTTAAAGATTTaatgttcagaaaaaaaaatatgttaaaaaaattaatttgtgggccggccccgtggcttagcggttaagtgcgcacactccgctgctggcggcccgggttcagatcccaggcgcgcaccgacgcactgcttctccggccttgctgaggccgcgtcccacatacagcaactagaaggatgtgcagctatgacatacaactatctactggggctttggggaaaaataaataaataaataaaaattattaaaaaaaaaaattaatttgtaaattcTGTTACAAACAAGGGTCAAGGAGATAGCAAGTGTGGCACAATGAAAAGAGCAAGGACTGGCTGGTCAGAAATATCTGCTCTGCCACTTATCAGTGGCATGTAATCTTGGACAAATCACTCATTCTATTAAaaaaacctcagtttcttcacctccaGACCTTcctcacaaggttgttgtgaggatcaactgAAATGTTTGTCACGGAAATGTTCATTTTAATATATGACATGTTAAATTCTACAGAGGAAGTGCAAGGATGAAAATGAGAGcaagaaaaaatgagaattatACCTACTCTAGATATTCAGAAAACAGACcaatcagaaaacaaattttactgGAAGTGTAGATCAGCAAATATAAAATCCTCTGTATATCTCAAGCCTTTAGTGACCATCCCAGGAAAGCCATACTATTTCACAAGTGACTGAATTTCAATAAAGCACTGTATCATTTGCAAGGCCTTCTCTCTCAAACAGAAATGTACAACTGAGTGAAGTGGGCAAATGGCTCCATGAAACCAACAGACTTCAAAATTCAATCTAAATACAAAATCACATTTCAGTATGAAAGCAAAGTCTTTGCTGTTACTGTAAAGCATAAATTTTTATTAGGAATGGATTTTTTCCAAGCTATTTGTTTCAGTAAACTAATGAAAGTCACCCAATCTAAAGATATTACAAACTTGGGTTTTCTTTAAGGGACAGTGTTACCAAAAATCTAATTTGAAGCTCACAAAAGGGCTTCATGTAGGAATGGACAAAGAACAAAGTTTCATTATTTGGAAACGAGTGAGAGATAGGGTTACATTTCACTTGTATCCAGTTTATTCACTTATCTCTAACACACCACACTTCACACCGCAAATCAGCCAGTTTCCTGTACAGATCTAATAAACTCAAAAGGCAGTATTTAAAAGGTATGGAATCAAGCAAAGGCTTAGACAAATTGGCATTCAAATAATAGAAAGCTAAAACCATTAGGTGAAAGGTTCTTGGGGGACCTTTCTAACAGATGGATCAAGGTGACACCACCTGAGCCCACAGAATCTTAACATCATTAAATAGGCACGGGCAGATCTTACATGACTCTGATGTGATGCAACAGATGTACAAAGCACCACCTAAGAAACCTTCTTGGCAAAAAATTTAAACTTGAATTTATTTAAGCACTATTAGTTTCCCCAAAATAGAAGAGGTAGAGAAACACATTAAACAACATCACAAGGATACAATCTACAAACTCTAGAATGTGGGAAATTCTACAGAACAAATGAtccatttcttcaacaaataaatgacataaaaacaaaaggagggtTAAGTTTTATGGATTAAAGATACTTAAGAGACATATCAAGTAAATGCAATGTGTGGACTTTGGATCTTGATTTGAACAAGCCAAATGTAAAAGATATTTCTGAGATCACTGGGGATAACTATACATAAACTGGCTATTGGACAGTATTAtggagttatttattttattattattaactttgTTGAGTgtaaattattgtagttatgtttaaaagaaaaaagtccttatctgttagattttaaaagtatgtctagatgaagcaaatatggcaaaatgttaacaattactACGCCTAAGAAGTGGCCATTAATTACACCAACCTCTCTATTTtcagtatatttgaaattttcacaatgaaaagttaaataacataGTAATAAAATTCTGTGTGACAGGTATCCCTCTCAGTCATGCCAAGATAGCATTCCATTTCCATCTTgatcctccttgttttcccatcATTTGCCCCCTTGAACTCAAAGCTGTGATACAGACTGAAGAAATATGACGTTACATACCTGTAGAAGCAGTGGCTAAAGTGACAAGattctttcttagcatatcataGAGAGGGCTgtcaaagatataaaataaaaagttaacccCACAATTCTCCATTAAAATGTTAAGTGTATTTCTGATATGCTATCTCCCAACTTTATAACATATGGAGAGGCAGAATTCTTTCCcccaaatagatttttttttaattatttaaatatcaaGATGTTAATACCCAAGCCCTTGTGTTACTCTGCCCCCATCAAAAAACTAAGTTCATTAGTTAACAGTAACCTAAGTGGGGAGATTTCCTTTGGAGACTATTCCTCCCTTTTAGGAGTGAAGTTTTACACTTTAattggggagtggggggtggaaATAAGACAAAATGAGCTCAGAAGAAACAGTCATGATAAAgctatagagagaaaaagaacactGGCTTCTCAATTACTAACTGGCCTTTGACTATATAATAACCATACACCCCATGCACCTGGAGAAAGTCACACAACAGGTCAGAGTAGCTCTACTGTGATTCTTATGAAGCTCTTCATCCACCTCAAACTGCCCAGCAATTCTACATTTCTCTCATCAGCTCACTCTGTCTGTCTCTACAACAACTGTTTCACAAAATTCTAACCTAGCCACATCAAGCTCCCTCCTACCAGGCCTTTACACATGAGGTTCAATCTGCCAGAAGCTCTCCTTTAAACAGCCCCCTCTAATTGACTCTTTAATTATCCTTCAGctctcagctcaaatatcacttcctcAAGGAACCTTTCCTTGACTCCTAAGACCCTAAATCCCAGCCCCCAACACAGCTTCTTGTACCTCTTTTCTGTCATGTTTACTGTAGTATAATTTTACCATGTAGTGGTGTGATAATCTGAATGAGATGGGGAAGAGCATCTACTACTCTTTAAAAGCTCCATACACTCAGAGACTGTGTTGCTCACTACTATGTTCTCAGTGCCTCACAGGCCACTTGACACATCAAGGCCCTTAAATATCTGTTGCTAACGGAATAAATAACCATTAATAACCTACGGAGATCAAGTGGTGAGGTGTAAGCacccaaaaagataaacaaacccTCACTCTTTTTACCTTGGATCTTTCACAGAGAAGCTCTGACGTCCTAGTAGTTCTCCTAAAAGATCTCCACCACAATATACCATATGCTGCTCCTGCTGATCATAAAGCTGCTTCACCATTATATACTGGCCTAGATAGTGCATAACCTGCATGGGAATAAAATACCATGAAGAGATCTGTCCAGCTGCTGCCAAAAACACAGAAATTAATTAGGAGATAAAGTAAGTTAGTTTGTTGGAATAAGAGATAACATATTCATGAACACAACTGTCCATGCCTGTGTAAGGGGTTCTACAACACAACAGTTGCCCCCAACTAGGGTCAACCACTTAGTGTCATTCTGGACATTAACAGACTCTTACTTTTCAGAACAGAAGTGTACCAGTCTGACAGTGAGAAAAAGTGGTGAATCTACGTAGTATCCCCTTAAAAGTTTTCTCACCAATCTAAATAAAGGGGTCTATTCTATTACTAGAAGTAACAAACTTCAAATTTGCCTgggtcatggggccggccccgtggcgtagcagttaagtgctcgcactccgctgctggtggcctgggtttggatcctgggcgcgcaccgaggcaccgcgtgttaagccatgctgtggtggcgtcccccataaagcggaggaagatgggcacagatgttagctcagggccagtcttcctcagcaaaaaaggaggtggattggttgatgttagctcagggctgatcttcctcacaaaaaaaaaaaaaattttgcctgCGTCATAAAGGTATTTTCCAAGTCCAGGGCGCATAACTACTATAAGCTTTTGATGTGTGTTCACTTAATTCGACAAATGAAGTACAATGTCTAATAAGCCATCATCATTATCAGTGCATGCAACACAGAATCTAagtatttatcaaataaaaatttagtctatctggcttctttcacagagTTCACAAAATGGAGGGGAACATGAACAAGTTCATGATTCACAAACTTAAGCAGATCAAAGCAGCTATCCTTATCTTCAGGCCCCAACTTCTCAGGAATTATTAGATATTTGCACAGAAGATTTTTCTAACACTGTTCCCATTATATTGGAGTAATGATGCTCCTAGGTTCCCCTCCATCTCAGGCAACATGCGCCAGTATTAACAAAGCTCTCATATCTAATCAAATATCTAGCGGAAAATAAGATGAGGAAGAGCAtctactggaagaaaaaaaaggaagttttatatttatgtctgtCCAACTTTTTCAGAAACAATAAATCCACTCTAAGTATACAAAATAAGATCTTCTAAAACACTACTCTTAACTTGTATATAATACTTCTATTCTCATTATACCATACTGCCTCAATACATATACTAgaaccaatatttaaaaataaaaaattagaaaattcctCTTTATGCACCAGGTAGGGTCACAATTCATAATAGAGAGCTTATCATGTAAACTCTGTCCAACTTCTTCCCCAGTAAAACATTCTCCCTGAACAATATGTACTTAAATTCCTCTTAACCCAAGCAAACTCTGCCATGCTACTGAAGGAGATAGGATAATTCATTATAACAACTTTACAGATATAAAAATCCACACTTTAATGACAGTTTGGAAAAAAGTCTTATTTAGAGATATAGTCCAAAATTACACACTGGAtttaaaatgataaaggaaatatGAGTATTCTAGAAAATCCGAAATGCCTCCAGATTTGTTTCCTTGAGAGGGATAACAGCTCAGGAGTACAGTGCTGCTGATAGATGTTAAGCTTTTAAG comes from Diceros bicornis minor isolate mBicDic1 chromosome 4, mDicBic1.mat.cur, whole genome shotgun sequence and encodes:
- the MDM4 gene encoding protein Mdm4 isoform X3, whose translation is MDLSTDCSFFTAKMTSFSTSAQCSTSNSACRISSEQINQVRPKLPLLKILQAAGAQGEMFTVKEVMHYLGQYIMVKQLYDQQEQHMVYCGGDLLGELLGRQSFSVKDPSPLYDMLRKNLVTLATASTEMDHLFCRISHILEFVDCILVMLFNVFLYLFYFGETNSA